The Enterobacter huaxiensis sequence GCTCAAATATGCTCAATAACAGAATTAAAGAAGAGATTTGCAGGGAAGTGAGGTAACGAAGCGAAAAAAAGGGATGTTGTACATCCCTTTTTTTAACGCGGTTTGAAAAAGTGAGATTAGTAGCCGTTGCAGGTGAAAATGTAGCTGAGAGGGGTGCCAATCAGATAAAGATTATCTGAAATGTGGTTGATATCAAAAGATATGAGCGAACTGTCTCCCGTTAACTCCATCAGAAACATTTCGAACGCCTTGTCGCTTACCGTATCGTTAGCGGCTCTATGGATGTCCGTTATGTTAAAAAGCCAGGTGTGCTTGTAGGCTTTCTTACCATTTTTCATATAGATGACACGATGCAGCTTTTCGCGCCCTTTGACCGTGGAGACATAACCTTCGAGGGTAAGGTAAGCTGCATCGGGACCCGACACGCGTAGATCCTGGTTAACCATAACGCTTTCATTCTCAAGGAAGTAACGCGTGGGCCCGTTGCAGCGGAAATCGCCGAACTGCTCTTCATGTTTGGCTTCAAAAAGAGAAAATATCAGGCCTGTAAGGAAAATAAAACATACCAGCAGGATTACATATTTTTTTCTATTCATGATGCTCTTTCCACCCTGAATAGAAAAAGTCTGTACAATTCCCCAGCGTTTTTTCGCCAACATTATGACAATATGAAAGGAAGGTCCGCCCGTAGTCATCGTCATCCGGTATAGGATCCACGTTATCGAACAGCAGGGTGTTCCCTGCATCACATTTGAGTTTCAGTTCTTTGAGCATCGCATTAATTTGATTTTTCGCACGCAGTTTTTCGTTGTCGCTGAATTTATGCAGATAAAGCGCATGGCAATTGGGCGCGACTTCAACCATCTCACTGCTGACAATGTCGTAGTGAGACGTAAACTGCTTAAGGATAATAAATCCCGCTAAGGGGAGGATGATGCACAGAAAAGCGATGACAATCATCCAACGCTCTTTTCTGTTCTTTTTTTGCACAGAATGAGGAGCAGAAAAATGTACGTTTTCACCGGGGCCGGCACGCATCTCAATGCTGATAATGGTATTGAGACGAAAGCCAATTTTAGGAATAGTAATGAAGAGATTTTCGCATCCATGAGACGCCAGCGTTCGTCGCAACATACTCATGTATTGATTTAGATTGTTGTTTGATCCACGCAGCCCATTTTTATCCCAAACTTCAGTCAATAAATAATCTCGGGTAACCAGCTCACCCTTCGACAGAATGAGCAGTTCCAACAACTGACTTGCTGGAATACTGAGCTTAATAAATTCATCATTATCCCCGCATTCAATCGTATGATCGGCGGGGTTGAATAACATGTTATCAGATATACAATAAAGCACAGTCGCAATCACTGTTTAAAAAGTAGGGACAAACTTTATCAGATCCCTAAACAGAGAAAACGACCGATACCTATATACTCCTTAAACCTGACGGGAAGGCGGGAGATTGTCCCGCATCAAAATAACATATTCACCCTACTATTTTACAATTTAATAATAATGACTACTGTTCATTCATAACAATCGCTATTGATTGTCCATCCAATAAAATGGCGATTTAAAATGCTATAGACAGTAGCCCACCACTCAGCACGAGCCCTGCACCCAGCAGCGATAAGCCCGTTAATCTCAGATTGCCAGTGATTGCATTCCATACCATGTTGATGCACAAGCATGCCCCTGCCACCGTAATGAAGATAAGCGCAAAATCCAGATATGCGATATAAGTGGATAGCGCGTAATAGGATAATAGCGACGTAAGCAAGTAAAGAGCGGTAGGTAATTTCTTGTTGAATCGCTGAGTGTAAGGAAGCAACGTAACCCCCATCGCTCTGGTCAGAACGGTGATTATCAAATAGCTGGTCAAATGTAGTGTTTGCATCAATGTAACTCATCTGCTTTGGTTTTCATCAGAATGAAAAAACCGACCAGGATCATTACCCAGGCAAGGCTCGCTTTGCCAGAGGGCATGACATCGAAAAAGGCATAGTTAGCAACGACGGCAGTCAGCATCATTGCCCCGGTTATAATCGTGCAGCTTACGATGCTATCTGCAGGATCATCTTTATTTTCCGACAACGAAATAACGTAACCGCCGCTCATCTGTACGAGTGCGCTACACCAAAAAAAGAAATTGCTCGATGAATAAACAGCCCATGCCATCAGACACGTCGCCACTACGCTGCTAAAAATAGTAATAAGTAAGCCGTATCTGCTGTTACTTAGCCACATAGTTGTTCCCTAAATAAAGGTTTTTGTGTGGCTCAAATATCACCATTACCAATGATTAACAGCAAGATAAAAAGGTCATCCTGATATAATTAGATTTTTATTTTGCATTCAGGACCAAATTTATAAATTTCCTCTACCGCCGCAAAGTGACAATCAAAAGCACCCCCAACAATTGCGCGTATGCCATCCTCGATGGCATACCCTTTAATTACATGCGTTTTAGACTATTTGAGTGTAACGAGAACCGTTGCATCAGCTGAAAATTTCCCGTAGTGCGGAGTATGGCCGGGAAGCATAATGGGGCGGGCGCGATAGTTGAATGAAGAAGAGGCGTTATGGGTTACTGCATTAAACGCCACAGGTTCACCGTGCGTATCAACAATCTGTATGCCGATATTATCCAGCTGTGTAGGCAACGTATTGCTGTCCACAAGACGGCCATGGAAGGTGAACTGAATATTCACTTTTCCGTAGTCCTCTGGATTCATGCACACAACGGGAATTTTAAAGCTGGCACTGGGTAAATCCTTTCCACCCTTTTTTAACGAGAAAGACGGGAAAGGGACTTTAATTTGCTGAGCCGTCACGCCGCAAAGCGAGGTATTTATAACCACTGCAGGCAAATTTATACGCAGTAAAGGATGCGTTTTCCCATAAATACTCAGCGACGGCAACCTATACTGCCCGCCGTGCAAATCACCAATCTTGTAGAGACGCAGTGAGAGGTTATCGCCAGGTAGCCAGTTTGAGAGCCTCGACACGCATCGCTCATTGCCTTTTGTACACAGACTAAAACCAATGCCTGGCACGTTCGTTTTAAAAATGCTCCTTGAGGTGTCCCACATCCCGGCATCCGTTTCAACGGATAGCTCGTTTTCGCTCAATGCGCTGGCGGCCAGGGAAGAGAGTGGCAATGTCTTTAGTAATGTTCCATCCTGCAGGCCCGCGATATTTTGCAACGTCATGTTGGGCATATTTTGTACCAGGCTGGCTGCAGAGGTGGAGAATGAGGCGATGAGCGCCAGCAAAGCGCCCTTTTTTATCGGCATTGTAATTCCCATATGTGCTGTTTCTTATTAACTGCAGAGAGGTCAACGGCGCAGTCTGAATCAGAAGCGGTATCCCCGGCATGGTAAGGCCAGCGATGTTCGCGAATATCAAGCGCGATTAATCCACCAGCCGATACGATCCCGACAGGCTTGTTATCTGCGTCATAGATCTGTGTGCCAAACGGCTCAGCGCCACCTTTCGTACTATAGATGTGCGCATAATGGATCTGCACCCGCCGGGCTTTGGTGTCTACTTCCACAATGGCCCCTGCACGTGGAACGTTTTGATAGATGTTATTGTCGATGGCGATCTGTTGATGGAGCCCCTCAGAAGAGAGCGATGTGTCGTTGTAGCGATAAGGGGTCAAATTACTCACGATGGCGTTGCCAAAATAATCCGTCGTGACGTCATTGTTGTTTGTAATATGAAGCCCTGAAACACGATCGGTGTGGACTAAGGCGATGCTCGTGCCCAGGGGTTGCCCGAGCGTCACGCCGTGATGGTGCACGATCATCGCCCCATTCAGACCGGCGGTCATTTCCTGACTGTCTCCATTATGGCTCCACCCCGCACGGAGAATCCCTTTGCTGGTGCTCCAGTCCAGAGACGAATCATATTGTCGCTGCCCTGTAGTCGATATTCCTGTGTCATAGCTCAGACTGTCGTCGTCAAGCAAACTGCCAGAAAGCGAAAGTCGGTTATCCGCCGTTGTACCGTGGGTCTGGTTGTAATTAAGGTAGTGGTTGTTCTCTTTCCCCAGAGGGAGCGAGACGTTGAATGAAATCGTATTGTCGGTACTGCTGCCATACTGATGATTAATACTGGCGATGAATTGCATGCTGCGGAGGCTGAAGGTGACGCTGCCGCCAATGGCCCTGCTCGTTTCATTCACAAAGCCATACTGCTGCGTGTAATTTACTGTCACATTGACCTCGGCCAGCTGCTGGTTAAGCTGTAGCACGTAGCGGGACTTATAATCGTTGCTGGGCGTCGCCCTTACGGCATCCTCGAAGTCTGCATAGCCACGGGATAATCTGTTTTCCGCAGTTAAATAGAGGTAGCTATCTGTCTCCCTGATACTATGACTCAGGCCTGATTTAATAACATAACCTTGTTTTTTATCTGGGAAATTACTTTGACTTTTATTCACCGTGGCAAAAAGTCCGCCAAGCCATCTGATGTTTCCGCCTGCGCCAGAGGCAATATTGCGGTAATGATTTGCATACTGGAAACCGTTGATCAGCGTTATCGAGTTAGTCACACCGTACAGGCTGTTGGTTTCCAGTAATTTCGGGGATGCGCTTAGGCTCCGGTTTCGACCCAGATAGACGCTGTAACGGAACACCTTTTCAGGTACCAGGATGTTGACCGTATTGTAAGGCTGAACAAAATGGCGGGTTTCCCCGTTGGCTTCTATCACCGAAATATCCAGGTCACCCGCGTTCGATGAAGCGGGTATATCTTTTAGCGCAAAAGGTCCAGGCGTAACTTTTCGTGTCGCGATAACCAGATCGTTTTGTTTAATAACGATGGTCGCGTTCGATTTAGCCACCCCTGAGATCACCGGGGCATAGGTGCGCTGCGCGTTTGAGAGCATTTCACTGTTCGTGGCAAGCTTGACGCCTCGCAAATTCTGAGCGGCAAACAGATCGCCCGAGGTAAAAAAGTCACCGACCACTGCAGTGCTTCGCAGCGCATCCACATCATGACTGAGAGAGTTAGTACTGCTCACATAGCGCAGACTGGCGCTATCGGTTTTGGTCATAAACCCGTTGTTTCTGAACTGAAACCCGGCGAGATTGACGCCGTTAGTAAAGTTTCCGTAGAGGGATTTAACGCGCGTCGTGCCACGCGCATCGTCATAGTTAAGGTTGTAGCTGGTAAACGCCGCAGCAATGCCGTCCTCCCACTCTTCAGTAGGGGGAAGATCGTTTTCTGATATCGTTTTCTGGTATTTCTGTGGGATCGTAATCGAGAGCGTATTTTCGCCTTGATCCAACTTTACGCTGGACCCTGCGATGTAATCCGTCAGCGGCCGGGGGTCATCAAAGCAGTGTTCAACTATCACCCCCCATTTTTTTAGCGTGCCACAGGAAAAAACGGCGCTGATTTTATCGTCGCTGATTTTTTTGTACGTTATGTTTTGCCCTTGCAATTCTTTATCGTTCAGGTAGACGGTCAGGGTATAGTCACCTGGCAACACGTCGTTTCCTTTATCGAACTCAGCAGCATCCTTAATGCTTACGCCACCCACATTTTCGAGAAGAGAAAGATCGTACTTTTCTTCAGCATGGGCGACTGGAAAAATAAAAAACAGAAGAGAAAAAAAAGCATTTTTCTTCATGGGAAGGGGTTCGGTTTTCAGGATAACCAGCGACAGAAATAAGACAATAACCTTGCCACAGTTTACTTGTGGCAAGGCTTTCGAACTTACTTATTGATACGTAATTTCAAACACTGCATCGGTTGCAAGTGTACCGCCAGTCACATCGCCTTTATAGCGGGCATATTTTGCAACAAGGTCGAGATTGTTATTTTTATTAAGGAAAGCATTTTCAAGCCCAGATTCCTTTGCTGTTAAATCCGTGCCGATAGGTAATAAATGATTTCCGCCATTGGAAAATATTTCCACACCAACACCTTGCGCTGTTCCTTTACTATTTTTAAGAATGTTGTGATCGCCTTCCCCGTTAATTTTCATACGTAAATTTGAGGGATTATTACCATCAACACAGTCAATTTCGAGTGTGAAGTTTTTCGCCGCCGTATCCAGTACCTCGCCTTGCGCCAAATTCATAAACTGGGAACTGTTTACGCTATCAAGAGATACGTCCAACGACTTAGACTTGAAAGAACATGTTGGTTCAATTACCTGTCCTGTAAAGTGGACAGTCGTTGAATGGGTTGGTTTATCAGCTGCAAATGCAGAACTGGCTAAGCCAGCGAGGGCGAGCGCCATTGCCATAGAAGTTAATTTTTTCATTGTATATCCACTTTATTTACACAGATTTCATCGGAAATGTGATGAAGCCATTTCTGTTACGTCACCGAAATCGCTGATGGCACTCCAGGTGACAGAATTACATTTCGCCGTGCCTTGCAACTGCATACGTTTTTTTGAAAATGGCGCAATCATATCGACATTTAATTTGGTATGGCCGTCAGTCATCGCACTATCAATAGTGATGAAATAAGGCGTTGGATTATTTACCTCAATACTATTGCCCGCACATTGCCAGATGAGTTTTTTCCACGCATCGCCAGATTCGGCCTCAACACCCGCGGGTCGATAAAATACTTTTATTTTCGTCTGCATCGCTAACAACAGTTCTGATCCTGAGGCATTAGCATCAACCTTAGGGATCTCTTTTACATTGAGCCAGAAGAGCTTCTCGCTTTTATTATCCTTGAGCGCGGGATCTACCAAGTTAAATCGTAATTCAACCTTATGATGTGCTTTTATTTGCGCGACCGGCGGCTCAACCAAGATACCCTGCTGAGGTTTACCTGATTCATCTTCTACCCAGCTCTGCATGAGATAATCATTGTCAGTGGGATTATCCACTTTGAGCGAGACTTGATTTTCACTTGCCGGGAATACGACTCTCGTTCCACTGAGCACCAGCGCCGCCCTGGCGTTAAAAAACGGCATCAGCAGCATCGCCATAACCAGCGCTCTGCCTGTGCAAAGACGTATCAAAGAACACATTTTATTAACCCATTTTAATACCGAGACGTTGTACGGAAACCGTTCGCGATCGTCACAACATAATTGGTGATTTAACCTGCTAAGCAGGATAGGGGTTTCAGAAAGAAGTTTCCTAAACGCTTCAAAAATGGTCGTTGGCACTCCTGGTTTCGGTGAACATTTATCGCCAAAAGTAAATTCGCCGCTGATTTAATGTTAATGAATGCGCTACTGCCAGCCCGCGAGATTTGGTCCTACCAATGCCAGAAAAACTGTCTCACCTTTCACAAAACGGTTCGAACCCCTCACAAAATCATTGCTCGTACATAACATTTGATTAACCATTCATTGTCATTAACCCTACATCACACTATTGGCAGGACCACTTTTACGCAGACTGTGACGCAGAGATGAGCGCAGACTCACCCGACGCGCAGGCTGCAGGGTCCCCAGGAGACCTGCATGAGCCTCTGGCAACAAAACTACGATCCGGCCGGGAATATCTGGCTGTCGAGCCTGATCGCATCGCTTCCGATCCTGTTCTTCTTCTTTGCGCTGATTAAGCTCAAGCTGAAGGGCTACCTTGCCGCGACGTATACCGTTGCCATCGCCCTGATGGTGGCCCTGTTCTTCTACAAAATGCCGGTCGATCGCGCGCTGGCCTCCGTCGTCTATGGCTTCTTCTACGGACTGTGGCCAATTGCGTGGATTATCATCGCCGCCGTCTTTGTCTATAAAATCTCGGTGAAAACCGGGCAGTTCGACATTATTCGCTCGTCGATTCTCTCCATCACGCCGGACCAGCGCCTGCAGATGCTGATCGTCGGCTTCTCCTTCGGGGCGTTCCTGGAAGGGGCGGCAGGTTTCGGCGCGCCGGTGGCGATCACCGCCGCGCTGCTGGTCGGGCTGGGCTTTAACCCGCTGTATGCCGCGGGCCTGTGCCTGATTGTGAATACGGCGCCGGTGGCGTTCGGCGCAATGGGTATTCCGATTCTGGTAGCCGGACAGGTCACGGGCCTGGACAGCTTTGAGATCGGCCAGATGGTGGGCCGCCAGCTGCCGTTCCTGACCATCATCGTGCTGTTCTGGATCATGGCGATTATGGACGGCTGGCGCGGCGTGAAGGAGACCTGGCCTGCGGTGATGGTGGCGGGCGGTTCGTTCGCCATTGCCCAGTATCTCAGCTCCAACTTCCTCGGCCCGGAACTGCCGGACATCATCTCTTCCCTGGTATCGCTGGTGTGCCTGACGCTGTTCCTGAAACGCTGGCAGCCGGTGCGCATCTTCCGCTTTGCCGATATGGGCGCCTCACATGTGGATCAGACTCTGGCCCGCACGGGCTATACCGCAGGACAAATCGTTCGCGCCTGGTCACCGTTCCTGTTCCTGACCGCCACCGTGACGCTGTGGAGCGTACCGCCGTTCAAAGCCCTTTTCGCCCCGGGCGGCGCGCTGTACGACATGGTAATCAACATCTCCGTGCCGTTCCTCGACAAGATGGTTGCCCGTATGCCGCCGGTGGTTCACGACGCCACCCCGTATGCAGCGGTGTTCAAGTTTGACTGGTTCTCAGCAACCGGTACGGCCATCCTGTTTGCCGCTATCCTTTCGGTGGTGTGGCTGCGCATGAAGCCTGCCGCCGCGGTGCAGACCTTTGCGGCGACGATTAAAGAGCTGTTGCTGCCAATCTACTCCATCGGCATGGTGCTGGCGTTCGCGTTTATCTCGAACTACTCCGGCCTGTCGTCGACGCTGGCGCTAGCGCTGGCGCACACCGGACACGCGTTTACCTTCTTCTCGCCGTTCCTCGGCTGGCTGGGGGTGTTCCTGACCGGTTCCGATACCTCATCAAACGCCCTGTTTGCCGCCCTGCAGGCAACCGCGGCCCAGCAGATTGGCGTTTCTGACGTCCTGCTTGTCGCGGCGAACACCACCGGCGGCGTGACCGGGAAGATGATCTCCCCGCAGTCCATCGCCATTGCCTGCGCCGCGGTGGGGCTGGTGGGCAAAGAGTCGGATCTGTTCCGCTTTACCGTAAAACACAGCCTGATATTTACCTGCATGGTGGGAGTGATCACCACGCTGCAGGCCTATGTCTTAACCTGGATGATTCCATGATAGTGATGCCCAGACGCCTGTCCGACGAGATTGCCACTCGCGTGCGGGCGCTGATTGAAGAACAACATCTGGAGGCGGGCATGAAATTGCCCGCCGAACGCCAGCTTGCCGCCCGGCTTGGCGTGTCGCGCAATTCACTGCGCGAGGCGCTGGCGACGCTGGTCAGCGAAGGGGTGCTGCTGAGCCGTCGCGGCGGCGGCACTTTCGTGCGCTGGCAGCATGATAACTGGTCCGAGCAAAACATCGTTCAGCCGCTGAAAACGCTGATGGAGAACGACCCGGACTACAGCTTCGACATCCTCGAAGCGCGCCATGCCATCGAAACCAGCACCGCGTGGCACGCGGCGATGCGAGCGACCGAGGCCGACAAAGAGAAGCTCAAAGCCTGCTTCGAAGCCACGCAAAGCAGCGACCCGGACATCGCCTCCCAGGCGGACGTGCGGTTTCATCTGGCGATTGCCGAGGCGTCGCACAACGTGGTTCTGCTGCAAACCATGCGCGGCTTCTTCGACCTGCTGCA is a genomic window containing:
- a CDS encoding FidL-like protein, which encodes MNRKKYVILLVCFIFLTGLIFSLFEAKHEEQFGDFRCNGPTRYFLENESVMVNQDLRVSGPDAAYLTLEGYVSTVKGREKLHRVIYMKNGKKAYKHTWLFNITDIHRAANDTVSDKAFEMFLMELTGDSSLISFDINHISDNLYLIGTPLSYIFTCNGY
- a CDS encoding winged helix-turn-helix domain-containing protein codes for the protein MLFNPADHTIECGDNDEFIKLSIPASQLLELLILSKGELVTRDYLLTEVWDKNGLRGSNNNLNQYMSMLRRTLASHGCENLFITIPKIGFRLNTIISIEMRAGPGENVHFSAPHSVQKKNRKERWMIVIAFLCIILPLAGFIILKQFTSHYDIVSSEMVEVAPNCHALYLHKFSDNEKLRAKNQINAMLKELKLKCDAGNTLLFDNVDPIPDDDDYGRTFLSYCHNVGEKTLGNCTDFFYSGWKEHHE
- a CDS encoding fimbrial protein, whose translation is MGITMPIKKGALLALIASFSTSAASLVQNMPNMTLQNIAGLQDGTLLKTLPLSSLAASALSENELSVETDAGMWDTSRSIFKTNVPGIGFSLCTKGNERCVSRLSNWLPGDNLSLRLYKIGDLHGGQYRLPSLSIYGKTHPLLRINLPAVVINTSLCGVTAQQIKVPFPSFSLKKGGKDLPSASFKIPVVCMNPEDYGKVNIQFTFHGRLVDSNTLPTQLDNIGIQIVDTHGEPVAFNAVTHNASSSFNYRARPIMLPGHTPHYGKFSADATVLVTLK
- a CDS encoding fimbria/pilus outer membrane usher protein, with protein sequence MKKNAFFSLLFFIFPVAHAEEKYDLSLLENVGGVSIKDAAEFDKGNDVLPGDYTLTVYLNDKELQGQNITYKKISDDKISAVFSCGTLKKWGVIVEHCFDDPRPLTDYIAGSSVKLDQGENTLSITIPQKYQKTISENDLPPTEEWEDGIAAAFTSYNLNYDDARGTTRVKSLYGNFTNGVNLAGFQFRNNGFMTKTDSASLRYVSSTNSLSHDVDALRSTAVVGDFFTSGDLFAAQNLRGVKLATNSEMLSNAQRTYAPVISGVAKSNATIVIKQNDLVIATRKVTPGPFALKDIPASSNAGDLDISVIEANGETRHFVQPYNTVNILVPEKVFRYSVYLGRNRSLSASPKLLETNSLYGVTNSITLINGFQYANHYRNIASGAGGNIRWLGGLFATVNKSQSNFPDKKQGYVIKSGLSHSIRETDSYLYLTAENRLSRGYADFEDAVRATPSNDYKSRYVLQLNQQLAEVNVTVNYTQQYGFVNETSRAIGGSVTFSLRSMQFIASINHQYGSSTDNTISFNVSLPLGKENNHYLNYNQTHGTTADNRLSLSGSLLDDDSLSYDTGISTTGQRQYDSSLDWSTSKGILRAGWSHNGDSQEMTAGLNGAMIVHHHGVTLGQPLGTSIALVHTDRVSGLHITNNNDVTTDYFGNAIVSNLTPYRYNDTSLSSEGLHQQIAIDNNIYQNVPRAGAIVEVDTKARRVQIHYAHIYSTKGGAEPFGTQIYDADNKPVGIVSAGGLIALDIREHRWPYHAGDTASDSDCAVDLSAVNKKQHIWELQCR
- a CDS encoding fimbrial protein, which gives rise to MKKLTSMAMALALAGLASSAFAADKPTHSTTVHFTGQVIEPTCSFKSKSLDVSLDSVNSSQFMNLAQGEVLDTAAKNFTLEIDCVDGNNPSNLRMKINGEGDHNILKNSKGTAQGVGVEIFSNGGNHLLPIGTDLTAKESGLENAFLNKNNNLDLVAKYARYKGDVTGGTLATDAVFEITYQ
- a CDS encoding fimbrial biogenesis chaperone, translated to MAMLLMPFFNARAALVLSGTRVVFPASENQVSLKVDNPTDNDYLMQSWVEDESGKPQQGILVEPPVAQIKAHHKVELRFNLVDPALKDNKSEKLFWLNVKEIPKVDANASGSELLLAMQTKIKVFYRPAGVEAESGDAWKKLIWQCAGNSIEVNNPTPYFITIDSAMTDGHTKLNVDMIAPFSKKRMQLQGTAKCNSVTWSAISDFGDVTEMASSHFR
- the lldP gene encoding L-lactate permease is translated as MSLWQQNYDPAGNIWLSSLIASLPILFFFFALIKLKLKGYLAATYTVAIALMVALFFYKMPVDRALASVVYGFFYGLWPIAWIIIAAVFVYKISVKTGQFDIIRSSILSITPDQRLQMLIVGFSFGAFLEGAAGFGAPVAITAALLVGLGFNPLYAAGLCLIVNTAPVAFGAMGIPILVAGQVTGLDSFEIGQMVGRQLPFLTIIVLFWIMAIMDGWRGVKETWPAVMVAGGSFAIAQYLSSNFLGPELPDIISSLVSLVCLTLFLKRWQPVRIFRFADMGASHVDQTLARTGYTAGQIVRAWSPFLFLTATVTLWSVPPFKALFAPGGALYDMVINISVPFLDKMVARMPPVVHDATPYAAVFKFDWFSATGTAILFAAILSVVWLRMKPAAAVQTFAATIKELLLPIYSIGMVLAFAFISNYSGLSSTLALALAHTGHAFTFFSPFLGWLGVFLTGSDTSSNALFAALQATAAQQIGVSDVLLVAANTTGGVTGKMISPQSIAIACAAVGLVGKESDLFRFTVKHSLIFTCMVGVITTLQAYVLTWMIP
- the lldR gene encoding transcriptional regulator LldR, which codes for MIVMPRRLSDEIATRVRALIEEQHLEAGMKLPAERQLAARLGVSRNSLREALATLVSEGVLLSRRGGGTFVRWQHDNWSEQNIVQPLKTLMENDPDYSFDILEARHAIETSTAWHAAMRATEADKEKLKACFEATQSSDPDIASQADVRFHLAIAEASHNVVLLQTMRGFFDLLQSSVKQSRQRMYLVPPVFAQLTEQHEAVLNAILAGDAEAARKAMMAHLGFVHTTIKQFDEDQARQARITRLPGDNDISRENKA